A region from the Cherax quadricarinatus isolate ZL_2023a chromosome 44, ASM3850222v1, whole genome shotgun sequence genome encodes:
- the LOC128697372 gene encoding exonuclease V, protein MDEDDWGGISDGDILAIDLEEAYELSATTAASSTQTARKRHHSESVEKDDAKPLIKSLKTDDNSLDDKPLPPIYSLRGGYLWVSDFSKQMWCEQQLEYSLSVPVDVTIPEPKWVTKGSELHLARELEVQDYVKVTVTSSEDIFAVKVINLLIALKSILTMSAAVHREVPIFGVVNGVFILGKIDEIRLDRESFSLDIVDFKTRKTQKAPGRAQKITQSTQIMLYKRLFDDLVRGLVPRHSLTVTLQLDLDKALGESVTENIHSSHAVLHCHDKKMPLTLSLLLDEVKEAAESLPFINQLFIDYIWQEDNQSFLLEEVKYDAIWLETQMTRCLAYWKGERQCRGVDIEDAWKCHSCDYQESCQWIVQKTKELQLAREKI, encoded by the exons AAGAAGCATATGAGCTGTCAGCAACCACTGCTGCTAGCAGTACTCAGACTGCCAGGAAGAGACATCACTCTGAGAGTGTAGAGAAGGATGATGCAAAGCCACTGATAAAAAGTCTTAAAACAGATGATAATTCACTGG ATGATAAACCTCTGCCGCCAATATATTCTCTTAGAGGGGGATACCTCTGGGTATCTGATTTTTCTAAACAAATGTGGTGTGAACAACAGTTGGAGTATTCTTTATCTGTTCCAGTTGATGTTACTATTCCAGAACCCAAGTGGGTGACCAAAGGATCAGAATTACACTTAGCACGGG AACTGGAGGTTCAAGACTATGTGAAAGTAACAGTTACATCAAGTGAAGACATATTTGCAGTCAAG gtTATTAATCTTCTGATTGCTTTAAAGAGTATTCTGACCATGTCAGCAGCAGTGCATCGTGAAGTTCCCATTTTTGGAGTTGTGAATGGTGTCTTTATCTTGGGAAAAATAGATGAAATAAGGTTAGACAGAGAAAGCTTCAGTCTGGACATTGTGGACTTTAAGACAAGAAAAACCCAGAAGGCTCCAGGTAGAGCTCAGAAGATTACACAGAGCACCCAG ATAATGCTGTACAAACGTCTTTTTGACGACTTAGTGCGTGGCCTCGTCCCTCGCCACAGCCTCACAGTTACTCTTCAGTTGGATCTTGACAAAGCCTTGGGGGAGAGTGTAACTGAAAATATTCATAGCAGTCATGCAGTATTACATTGTCATGATAAGA AGATGCCACTGACTTTGTCTCTGTTGTTAGATGAAGTTAAGGAAGCAGCAGAAAGTTTACCATTCATTAACCAACTCTTTATAGACTACATATGGCAGGAGGATAACCAATCATTCCTGTTAGAAGAG GTCAAATATGATGCAATCTGGTTGGAAACTCAGATGACAAGATGCCTAGCATACTGGAAAGGTGAGAGGCAGTGCCGAGGAGTTGATATTGAAGATGCCTGGAAGTGCCACTCCTGTGACTATCAGGAAAGTTGTCAATGGATTGTTCAGAAAACTAAAGAACTCCAGTTAGCACGTGAAAAAATCTAG